In a genomic window of Cynocephalus volans isolate mCynVol1 chromosome 1, mCynVol1.pri, whole genome shotgun sequence:
- the RUFY4 gene encoding RUN and FYVE domain-containing protein 4, whose protein sequence is MAEEGAILKVTRDLKTAISAIFQGYGDGQGPVTDASAELHRFCSCLELLLQFDQKEQKSFLGPQKDYWDFLCTALRQQQRGDTELTCFIRSQDKLKTPLGKGRAFIRFCLVHRQLAESLQLCLLNPQLTREWYGPRSPLLCPDLREDILDSLYTLNGVAFDLDLQQPDLDGAWPMFSESRCSNSSQTQGRRPRKTKGSPKKISAAFGGSKGVQLQEPHTRQAGCLQEEPREVWMAGLSGSQEHKHLPHILGKRREDSRSCGSLQSMWEAKGEGLQLDQEEEAPRTGILLQSSSPSSQRHREGDKSSQKEAIGTEAEGTGPLPGAEVQRITEGTQEGEAGGGHVQRLLAPSPRGTTEKAPSGSRQEWGVSSILGEAWVLRGLGTKEGSTTEKPQEQTGVTSEARKEEQAEVPLQDVVKGLRLGLQKAEERAQRQEQLLKEQEGQLQVLQEQLSRYQEERARLQAELEQKQQEAERRDAMYEEELGGQQALVQAMKRRVLELIQEKDHLWQKLQHLSCTVPGCCVGCHKIFGRLSRRYPCRLCGGLVCHACSADYKKRERCCPPCAQGEAQVT, encoded by the exons TTTGACCAGAAAGAGCAGAAGAGCTTCCTGGGGCCTCAGAAGGATTACTGGGACTTCCTCTGCACTGCCCTGCGGCAACAGCAGCGGGGTGACACAGAGCTGACCTGCTTCATCCGCTCACAGGACAAG TTGAAGACGCCCTTGGGAAAAGGCCGTGCCTTCATCCGCTTCTGCCTGGTCCACAGACAGCTGGCTGAGTCCCTGCAGCTCTGCCTCCTGAACCCACAGCTCACCAG GGAATGGTATGGCCCCCGGAGCCCGCTGTTGTGTCCTGACCTCCGAGAAGACATTCTGGACTCTCTCTACACTCTCAATGGGGTGGCCTTTGACTTGGACCTGCAGCAGCCAGATCTGGATGGGGCCTGGCCCATGTTCTCAGA ATCACGCTGTTCCAACTCCAGCCAGACCCAGGGCAGAAGACCTAGAAAGACCAAAGGTTCCCCAAAGAAG ATATCAGCAGCATTTGGAGGCTCCAAGGGAGTCCAGCTGCAGGAGCCACACACCCGTCAAGCCGGCTGTCTTCAAGAGGAACCCAGGGAAGTTTGGATGGCTGGACTCTCTGGGTCCCAGGAACACAAACATCTTCCCCACATtttgggaaagaggagagaagattcCAGGAGCTGCGGGTCCCTCCAGAGCATGTGGGAAGCAAAGGGGGAGGGGCTTCAGCTAGACCAGGAGGAGGAAGCCCCAAGGACAGGGATCCTCCTGCAGAGTTCATCACCCAGCAGTCAGAGACACAGGGAGGGGGACAAGAGTTCCCAGAAGGAGGCGATAGGGACGGAGGCCGAGGGTACAGGGCCTCTGCCAGGTGCAGAGGTGCAGAGAATAACAGAGGGCACTCAGGAAGGGGAGGCAGGGGGGGGCCATGTCCAGAGGCTGCTAGCCCCCAGCCCCAGAGGGACGACAGAGAAAGCACCATCAGGGAGCAGGCAGGAGTGGGGGGTGTCCAGCATTCTGGGGGAGGCCTGGGTCCTTCGGGGCCTGGGAACAAAGGAAGGCTCCACCACAGAGAAGCCACAAGAGCAAACTGGAGTGACCAGTGAGGCCAGGAAGGAGGAGCAAGCAGAGGTGCCCTTGCAGGACGTGGTCAAG GGCCTCAGACTTGGGCTCCAGAAGGCCGAGGAGCGGGCCCAGCGCCAGGAGCAGCTGCTGAAGGAGCAGGAGGGGCAGCTGCAGGTGCTTCAGGAGCAGCTCAGCAG GTATCAGGAAGAGAGAGCCCGGCTGCAGGCAGAGCTGGAGCAGAAGCAACAGGAGGCTGAGAGGAGGGACGCCATGTATGAGGAGGAGCTTGGAGGGCAGCAGGCCCTGGTCCAGGCCATGAAGAGGCGGGTGCTGGAACTGATTCA AGAGAAGGACCACCTGTGGCAGAAGCTCCAGCATCTCTCTTGCACGGTCCCTGGGTGCTGTGTCGGCTGTCACAAGATCTTTGGCCGACTGTCTCGGAGGTATCCGTGCAG GCTCTGCGGGGGCCTGGTGTGCCACGCCTGCTCTGCGGATTACAAGAAGAGAGAGCGCTGCTGCCCACCCTGTGCCCAGGGCGAAGCCCAAGTCACCTGA
- the LOC134387917 gene encoding C-X-C chemokine receptor type 2-like, whose product MEAFNWENYGLEDFFNGDFSNYTYSSDLPSVAEDYAPCHPESLEINKYIVVVIYAVVFLLSVLGNSLVMLVVLYSRASCSVTDVYLLNLAIADLLFALTMPIWAASKANGWIFGTPLCKVVSLLKEVNFYSGILLLACISVDRYLAIVHATRTLIQKRHLVKFVCLAMWALSMLLSMPIFVFRRAIYPPYSSPVCYEDMGNNTAKWRMVLRVLPQTFGFILPLLVMVFCYGFTLRTLFKAHMGQKHRAMRVIFAVVLIFLLCWLPYNLVLVADTLMRTQIIKETCTRRNDIDRALDATEILGFLHSCLNPLIYAFIGQKFRHGLLKILAARGLISKEFLAKDSRPSFVGSSSGNTSTTL is encoded by the coding sequence ATGGAAGCCTTTAACTGGGAAAATTACGGTTTAGAAGATTTCTTCAATGGAGATTTCAGTAATTACACTTACAGCTCTGACCTGCCCTCTGTGGCAGAGGATTATGCCCCATGCCACCCAGAATCCCTGGAAATCAACAAATACATTGTGGTCGTCATCTACGCTGTGGTGTTCCTGCTGAGTGTGCTGGGAAACTCCCTGGTGATGCTGGTCGTCTTATACAGCAGGGCCAGCTGCTCTGTCACCGATGTCTACCTGCTGAACCTGGCCATTGCCGACCTGCTCTTTGCCCTGACCATGCCCATCTGGGCCGCGTCCAAGGCAAACGGCTGGATTTTTggcacacccctgtgcaaggtgGTCTCGCTCCTGAAGGAAGTCAACTTCTACAGCGGTATCCTGCTGCTGGCCTGCATCAGCGTGGACCGCTACCTGGCCATTGTCCATGCCACACGCACACTGATTCAGAAGCGCCACTTGGTCAAGTTTGTATGTCTGGCCATGTGGGCACTGTCCATGCTCCTGTCCATGCCCATCTTTGTTTTCCGTAGGGCCATCTACCCACCCTATTCCAGCCCAGTGTGCTATGAGGACATGGGAAACAACACAGCAAAATGGCGGATGGTGCTGCGGGTCCTGCCCCAGACCTTCGGCTTCATCCTGCCGCTGCTGGTCATGGTGTTCTGCTACGGATTCACCCTGCGCACTCTGTTTAAGGCCCACATGGGGCAGAAGCACCGGGCCATGCGGGTCATCTTTGCTGTTGTGCTCATCTTTCTGCTCTGCTGGCTGCCCTACAACCTGGTGCTGGTCGCAGACACCCTCATGAGGACCCAGATAATCAAGGAGACCTGTACGCGTCGCAATGACATTGACCGGGCCTTGGATGCCACCGAGATTCTGGGCTTCCTCCACAGCTGCCTCAACCCCCTCATCTACGCCTTCATTGGCCAAAAGTTTCGCCACGGACTCCTCAAGATCCTGGCAGCCCGTGGCCTCATCAGCAAGGAGTTCTTGGCCAAAGACAGCAGGCCTTCTTTTGTCGGCTCCTCTTCAGGGAACACTTCTACTACCCTGTAA